Sequence from the Nitrospirota bacterium genome:
AATACACGCCCACGACCAGCCGCTTCATCGAGGTCAAGCGGGTCTTCGACAAGGAATACTTCAGCCCGCTGATCGAAAAACAGATGAACCGCTGCGTCCAGTGCCTGCGCTGCGTGCGCTACTGCGACGAGGTCATGGACGTGAAGGCCCTGGCGCCGGTGAACCGCGGCACGATGACCGAGATCAAGCACTTCGGCGCCCATGAGTTGGACTGCGAGTTTTGCGGCGGCTGCATCCAGATTTGCCCGGTGGGCGCCATCACCAGCCGTCTCTCGATGTACGAGTTTCGCCCCTGGATGCTGAAGCGCGCGGATACGGTCTGCACCTACTGCGGGGACGGCTGCCAGATCACGATCCAGGCCAAAGACAACCAGCTCATCGAGGTCAACTCCTCGCTCGGGGCCGGGCGCAACAACGGCGATCTCTGCGCCAAGGGCTATTTTGGCTACCACGCCACCACCAACCCGGAGCGGCTGACTACTCCCCTCATCCGACGCGACGGCCGGCTGGTACCGGCCACCTGGGACGAGGCGCTGGAATATGTGGCCGAAACCTTCGTCCGGCTCAAGCTCAAGCACGGGGCCCAGGCCTTTGCCGGCCTGATCACCGCCCGCTGCACGAACGAAGACCTCTATCTGTTCCAGAAGTTCATGCGGCTGGCCCTCGGCACGAACAAGCTCGACAGCAGCGCCCGCTACGGGCAGGTCAACGCCGTGCGCGCCCTGTGTCGCGTCCAGGGCACCCACCGCTGGCCCGTCACGTTCGAAGACATTGCCGCCGCCGAGGCCTTGCTCCTGGTCGGCACCAACATCACCGAGGCCAACCCGATCACGGGCCTCCGGGTCAAGGAGGCGGTAAAAAAACGAGGCGCCGTCCTGCTGACGGTCGAGTCGCTGGAACCGACGGTGGGCGCCATCAGCAACATCGCCAACCTGGCCGCCCACCATTTTACGGCGCACCCGGATCAGTACAAACCGGTGGTGCTCGGATTGATCAAGGCGGTGATCGACGAGGGCCTGGCGGACCGGACCCTGTCGCAGAAGGCTCCCGCCTACTTCCAGGCGATCAGCGGGGCGGTGCAGAAACTGTCCTGGCCCGCGATCGAGCAAGCCACCGGCAGCAGCGCCACGGCGTTCAAAGAAGCGGCGCGGGCGTTTGCACAGACCGCGCGCGCCGTGATCATCGTCGGCGCCGGCGTGCTGCGGGAGCCTGGCGGAAGCGGTCTTGCCGCCACCTTACAGGATCTCCTGTTGCTCACCGGCCACCACGGCCGTCCCGGCTGCGGCCTGGCGCCCCTGGCCGAGCAGAACAACGACCAGGGCGCGGTGGAAATGGGGACCGTGGCGGAGTGTCTGCCCGGCCCTTGCGACCTCGGCGACCAGGAAGCCCGCGCACGGGTCTCGGCGCTCTGGCGGGAGGAGCTGCCCCAAGGGCCGGGCCGGACGATCCCGGAAATCCTGGAGGAAGCGCGCAGCAAGACCATCAAGGCCCTGTACCTCGTCGGCGAAGATCCGGCCGGCTCCCTGCCGGATTCGGCCCGCGCCAAGGAGGCGCTCGAAGGCCTGGAGTTCCTGGTCTGCCAGGAGCTGTTCCTGACCGACACGGCGCGGCTGGCCCACGTGGTGCTGCCCGCCTGCTCCTACGCCGAAAAGGACGGGACTTTCACGAACACCGAGGGCCATGTCCAGCAAGTCCGGCACGCCATCGAGCCGGTCGGCGAGAGCCGCCCCGATTGGGAAATCTTCTCGGCCCTGTCGGGGCTGATGAGCTATCCGCTGGAATACGGCGACGCCAAGGAAATCCTGAAGGAGATCCGGGCCCTGATTCCCGGCTACGGCCTGCCGGGACCGGCGCCCAAACCGTCCCGTCCGGACGACGAGGCGGTCGCCCGCTACTTGAAACAGGGCTATGCGGAGGATCTGGTGGAGCGATACGGCTACGCCCCTCCGGTGAAGGCCGCAGGCCGGTTGACCCTGCTGGTGGATCAGTCCTTGTTCCATTCAGGCAAGTTCTCCACCAGGGCGAAGGGATTGTTGCACCTGCAAGCGGGCGGCGCGCTGAGCCTCAACCCGGCCGACGCGGCCCGGCTCGGGATCGCCGAGGGGGACCGGGTCCTGATCTCGAACGAACTGGGACAATGCCGCACGACGGCCAAGTTGTGGGACCGGGTGCCGGCCGGTCTGTGCCGCTTCCCGGAACATTTCGACCAGGAAGCGCGCCGGCTCCTGTCGATCTCGATTGACGTCGTGACCGGCGTGCCGTATTACAGAACGGCGCAGGTGAAGATCGAGCGTCTGTAGCGTCGGAAAGTCTATCAAGTCCGAAAGTAGCCAAGTCGGCGTCGGACTTTTTGACGTGATGACTTTTTAACTTGAGGGACTCAGTCATGACCGAAGTCGGAATCAAACTTGCGTTTTCACTGGCTCAGATCGCCGTCGTCCTGGGCATCGTACTGCTCACGGTCATGATCCTGACCCTGGCGGAACGCAAGGTGCTCGGCTGGATGCAGGACCGGATGGGCCCGATGGAAGTCGGACCCTACGGCGTGCTGCAGCCCATCGCGGACGGCTTGAAGCTCTTTTTCAAGGAGGACATCGTCCCGGCCGGGGCCAACAAGTTCCTGTTTTCCCTCGCGCCCATCCTGGCACTGGTGCCCGCGCTGATCGGCTTCGCGGTGATCCCGTTCGGCCCCAACAAGACCATCGAGCTGTTCGGCTACCAGTTCCAGCCTTTCGTGATCAGCGACATCAACATCGGCATTCTGTACATCCTGGCCTTCACCTCGATCGGCGCCTACGGGATCATCCTGGGCGGCTGGGCCTCGAACAGCAAATATTCCCTGCTGGGGGGCCTGCGGTCGGCCGCGCAGGTCATCAGCTACGAATTGAACGTGGGGCTGGCGATCGTGGGCGTCCTGCTCCTGGCCGGCTCGCTGAGCCTGGTCAAGATCACCGAGGCCCAGGCCGGCGGCTTCTGGCACTGGTACGTGTTCGCCTTTCCGTTCCCGCAAATCTTCGCGTTCGTCGTCTACGTGATCTCCTCCGTGGCGGAAACCAACCGGCTGCCGTTCGACCTGCCGGAAGCGGAGAGCGAGCTGGTTGCGGGCTTCTTCACCGAGTACAGCGGCATGCGGTTCGCCTTCTTCTTCCTGGCCGAATACGCGAACATGATCCTGGTCTCCTGCATCGCCGCCGCCCTGTTCCTGGGCGGCTGGAATGCCCCCTACCCCGGCACCCTCCTGCCGGAAACGCTGGCCTGGGTGGAAGGGGTCATGTGGTTCACGGTCAAGGTGTACTTCTTCCTGTTCCTGTTCTTCTGGTTGCGGGCGACGCTGCCGCGCCTGCGGTACGACCAGCTCATGCGGTTCGGCTGGAAGGTGATGCTGCCGATCGCCCTGGGCAATATTCTCGTGACGGCCATCGCGGCGTATCTCTTCCCAAGGTGACGCGAAGAAGTTGACAGTTATCAGTTCACCGTTCCGGAAAAACTGATTACTGAAAACTGACCACTGAGAACTCAGATGACGAAATTCACAGCTTGGATCAAGACCATCATCTTCTACGAGATCCTCGTGGGCATGAAGGCCACGCTCTCGCACTTGCTGCGCTACAAGCCGATCACGCTCCAGTATCCGCACGAGAAGCGGACCCTGCCGGACAGTTACCGGGGGATGCTGGCGCTGCTCCGCTACGACGACGGCACGGAGAAGTGCGTGGGCTGCGACCTCTGCGAAGCGGCCTGTCCCTCGCGGGTCATCAAGGTCTTCAGCGCCGAAGTGCCCGGCGAACCGACCAAGCGGTTTGCCAAGGAATATTACATGGACATGACCCGCTGCCTCTTCTGCGGGCTCTGCGTGGACGCCTGCCCGGTGGACGCGCTGGGCATGACCCGCGAGTTCGAATGGGCGGTGTACGACAAGCGGCAGTTGCGGTTGAACAAGGAACAGCTCCTGGCGATCGGAGACCGGTCGTACCCGGTCCGCGAGAAGCGGCTGGAGTTCCAACATCCGAACGTCGCGTTCTTCAACGTGGCGTTCAAGAACTTGCCCGAAAAGGAAGCGTAGCGCGATTGTTCTCGCCCTCTGGCCGGGCGAACACGAGTCACGTGGGCTGACGCGCGTAGCAGGCGAGAGGGTTTGCCATAGTGAGCTATCTGTTCTTCCTGTACTTTGCCGGTGTGATCGTCGTCACCTCCATCCTGGTGGTGGCGTTGCGCAACCCCGTCTACAGCGCCCTGTCCCTGCTGATCATGTTCTTCCACGTAGCGGGCCTCTACGTCACGCTGCACGCGGAGTTTCTGGCCGCCGTCCAGATCATCGTCTATGCGGGCGCGATCCTGGTGCTGTATCTCTTCGTCGTCATGCTGTTGAACGTGAAACGCGACGAACGGTACCACGTCCAGGCGCCGGCCGCCGCCTTCCTGGGGCTCGTCCTTCTGACGGAGGTCGTGCTGCTGGTCAGCCAACGGACCTACCAGGTCGCGCCGGCCGGCCCTCCCGCCGCCGACCAGGCAGGGAATACGGAGACGATCGGCGAAGTCCTCTACTCCGCGTACCTGTTCCCGTTCGAGGTCGCGTCGCTGATCCTGCTGGTCGCCATGATCGGCGCGATCATCCTGGCGAAAAAAGACCTTGGGATGCGTGAGGAGTAAGGGGTGAGGCGCAAGGAGAGCCGGCGGCGGCGTGCCGTTTCACGCTTCACGCGTCGCATTTCACGAGGAAGCTTATGATTCCCGTTTCCTATTACCTGATTCTGAGCATGATCGTGTTCGTCACCGGACTCGTGGGAGTACTGGTGCGGCGCAACATCATCATCATTTTGCTCTCGGTCGAGCTGATGTTGAACGCCACGAACATCAACTTCGTGGCGTTTTCCCACTATTTTCACAACGTGGCCGGCCAAGTCTTCGTCTTCTTTGCCTTGACCGTGGCGGCGGCGGAAGTGGCGGTGGGCCTCGCCATCATCATCGCCTTGCACCGGAGCAAGTCCAGCATCAACGTGGACGAGTTCCAGCTTCTTAAATGGTAAACGCGAAATGATGAACGATGAACGAAGGAAAGCCCTGCAGGACCGTATCGCCGCCGGTCATCACTCATCATTCATCATTCATCGTTGATTTATGGAATACGCGCTCATCCCATTGCTGCCCTTTGCCGCGTTTCTGATCCTCGGCCTCTTCGGTCACTGGATCAAGGACCGGGCGCATTTCATCGCGGTTCCGGCGGTCGTGGTATCGTTCCTCCTGTCCGTCCTGGCGTTTCTGGACGTGGCGGGTGGACGGCAGACCACGATGCCGCTCTATACCTGGCTGCAGTCCGGCGACGTCACCATCGCCCTCGGCCTGTCCATCGACCGGCTTACCGCCGTCATGCTGCTGCTCGTGACCACCGTGAGCTCGCTGGTGCACGTCTACACCATCGGCTATATGCACGGGGAAAAGGGCTACGCCCGGTTCTTCGCCTACATCGCGCTCTTCACCTTTTCCATGCTGATGTTGGTGATGGCGGATAATTTCCTGCAGCTGTTCGTCTTCTGGGAAGCGGTCGGCCTCTGCTCCTACCTCCTGATCGGCCACTGGTACGAACGACCTTCGGCCTGTAACGCGGCCACCAAGGCCTTCGTCGTCAACCGCGTGGGGGACTTCGGCTTCCTCCTGGGCCTCCTGCTGGTGCTGGCGAGCTTCGGCACGTTGGATTATCACCAGGTGTTCGCCCAAGCCGCCGCCTACACGACCGATACGGTCAACCTGCTCCGGCCTTTCGGCGGCGAATGGCGCGTCTCGACGCTCACCCTGATCTGCCTGCTGCTCTTCGTCGGCGCGATCGGCAAATCGGCCCAGGTGCCGCTGCACGTCTGGCTGCCGGACGCGATGGAAGGCCCGACGCCCATTTCGGCCCTGATCCATGCGGCCACGATGGTCACGGCGGGGGTCTTCATGGTCGCGCGGCTCTCCCCCCTCTACAACCTGTCGCCGGCCGCGATGAACGTGGTGGCGGTCGTGGGCGGGCTGACGATGGTGCTCGGGGCCACGATCGCGCTCACCCAGTACGACATCAAGCGGGTCGTCGCCTACTCGACCGTGAGTCAGCTCGGCTACATGGTCATGGCCTGCGGCTTCGGCGCCTATACGGCCGGCATGTACCACCTGCTGACCCATGGGGCCTTCAAGGCCTTGCTGTTCCTGGGCTGCGGGTCGGTCATTATCGCCTTGCACCATGAGCAGGACATGCGCCGGATGGGCGGCCTGAAGGACAAGCTCCCCGTCACCTACTGGACTTTCGTGATCGGCTCGCTGGCCCTGGCCGGCTTTCCCCTGACCTCCGGCTTCTTCAGCAAGGACGAGATCCTCGTGAGCGCCTGGTCCGCCGGCGCCCTGGGCAAGACGCTGGCGGTGGCGGGCCTCCTGACCGCGGGCCTCACCGCGTTCTACAGCTTCCGCCTCGTGTTCGTGACCTTCTGGGGCCCCTCCCATGTGGACCCGCATCATGCGGGGCACGTGCACGAACCTTCCAAGACCATGACGGTCCCGCTGGTGATATTGGCAGTTCTGGCCCTGCTGGCCGGTTATGTGGGGATTCCGCAGTTCTTGGAGCCGGCCTTGCCAGGTCCGGAGGGGACGGGAGGCCACCACGAAGGGAGCGCCGCCGCCGGGATCATGATCGTGGCGACCCTGCTGGGCCTGAGCGGCATCGCCGCCGCCTACTTGATGTACGTCAAGCTGCCCGGCCTCGCCGAGAGTCTGGCCAATCAATGGCAAGGGGCCTATCGGCTGTCCTTCAACAAATGGTATGTGGACGAGCTCTACGACCGGACCTTCGTGAAGCCGACGTTCCAGCTCGCGGACCGGCTCTGGCAGAGAGTGGACGTGGGCATCATCGACGCGGCGGTGAACGGGCTCGCCCGCGGCGTGGCTTGGTTCGGCTGGATCCTGCGGCTGATCCAAAGCGGCCAGACCCAACATTATGCGCTGGGCATGACCTTGGGGGCCGTGCTGATTCTGACCGTGTATTTGCTCTCTTGGTGATGTGATGAGCCACTTTCCCTGGCTGACCGCGATCATCTTCCTCCCGCTCGCCGGGGCAGCGGCGCTGTTCTTCGTCAAGGCGCAGCAGGCCCGCTGGCTTGCGCTGGGCGTGACGCTGGCGGACTTTGCCCTGTCGCTGCCCCTCTGGTTCGGTTTCGACGCCACGACGTCCCAGATGCAGTTCACCGAGCGGGCGTCGTGGATCACGTCGCCCGCCATCAACTATGCACTCGGATTGGACGGCATCAGCCTGCCGATGATCCTCCTGACCACGTTCCTGACTCCCTTCTGCGTGGGGATTTCCTGGCGCGCGATCGAAAGCCGGGTCCAGCTCTTCATGGCCAGCCTCCTGGTCATGGAAACCGCCATGCTGGGGGTCTTCGCCGCATTGGACTTCGTGCTGTTTTACGTATTCTGGGAGGCGATGTTGATCCCCATGTACCTGCTCATCGGGGTCTGGGGCGGCCCCAACCGGGTCTACGCGGCGGTGAAGTTTTTCCTGTACACCCTGGTGGGAAGCGTCCTGCTCCTGGTCGCCATCATCGTGTTGTTTTTCAAGGGCGGCCACACGTTCGACATCCTCCAGCTCAGCAAAGGCGATTACGCCCCGGTGCTCCAGAGCTGGATCTTCTGGGCCTTCTTCGCCGCATTCGCCGTCAAGGTGCCGATGTTCCCCTTCCACACCTGGCTCCCGGATGCGCACGTGGAAGCGCCCACGGCGGGCAGCGTGATCCTGGCCAGCGTGCTGTTGAAGATGGGCGCCTACGGATTCCTCCGGTTCACGCTCCCCATGCTTCCGGATGCGACGATCGCGTATACCCCGATCATCATCGCTCTCTCGGTGATCGCGATCCTCTACGGGGCCTACATGGCCCTGGCCCAGGCCGACCTGAAAAAATTGATCGCCTATTCCAGCGTCAGCCACATGGGATTCGTGACCCTCGGCATTTTTGCGCTGAACACCCAGGGGATCGAAGGCGCGATCCTCCAGATGGTCAATCACGGCATCACGACCGGCGCCCTGTTCCTCTGCGTCGGCATCATTTACGAACGGACCCACAGCCGGTTGATCAGCGACAACACCGGCCTGACCGGGCCCATGCCGCGCTATGCCACGTTCCTGGTCATCTTTTCCCTCTCGTCCCTGGGTCTGCCCGGCACGAACAGCTTCGTGGGCGAGTTTCTCGTGCTGGCCGGCACCTTCTTCCGGAGCAAACCGGTGGCGGCGCTGGCCTCGCTCGGCATCATTTTGGCCGCCGCCTACATGCTCTGGATGGTGCAGCGCGTGGCGTTCGGCACGCGCTCCGAACAATCCGCACACCGGCCCGTCCATTTGTCCGATCTGAACCTGCGCGAAATGGCGCTGCTGGCCCCACTGCTTGTGCTCGTCTTCTGGATCGGGTTGGTCCCAAACCAGGTCCTGACCCCCATGCATGCCAGCGTCGCGAACCTGCTGGATCAAATGGACCAGGAAGAAACGGCGCTGGCGCAAATTATAGGCACGGGGCAAGCGGCAAGGGGCGATAGGCAAGAACCGCTCCCCGCTCCCTTGCCCCTTGCCGCTCGCCACAGGCCGGACAAGAGTATTCCATGACGCTTCCCCTGGCCGACATCCTCGCGATCCTGCCCGAGCTCATCGTGACGGGCGCGGCCTGCCTCATCCTGGCGCTGGACCCGATCACGCCCGCGTCACGCAAGGAGTGGCTGGCCTGGATCGGCCTGGGCGCGCTGGCCGCCTGCATCGGTGTCACGGCCTCGCAGATGGGCGTCAAGGTCATGGCCTTCAGCGACCTGGTGATCATCGACCCCTACGCCAGCTTCTGGAAGCTCCTGCTCTACCTGGTCAGCGGGCTCACGATCCTGCTTTCGCTCGCCTACCTGAAGGAAGAAGCCATGCATCTGGCCGAGTATTACGGCTTCCTCCTGCTCTCGCTGGTCGGCATGATGGTGATGGTCTCGGCCGCCGACCTGCTGACCATCTATCTGGGCACGGAGCTCATGTCCTTGTCGCTGTACGTCCTGGCCGGCATCAAGCGGACCTCGGGGCGCTCGCTGGAAGCCTCGGCCAAGTACTTCGTGCTGGGCGCCTTTTCGTCCGGCATCCTGCTCTACGGCATTTCTCTCCTGTTCGGAATCACCGGCAGCACCAAACTGCCGGCGATCGCCGCGGCCATCCACGGTCGCAGTCTGGATGATCCGACGCTGCTGTTGGCCATGATCCTGCTGGTCGTCGGCTTCGGCTTCAAGATTGCCGCCGTGCCTTTTCACATGTGGACGCCGGACGTCTATGAAGGCGCGCCCACGTCCGTCACCGCCTTCATGGCCGTGGCCTCCAAAGCCGCCAGCTTCGGCGCCTTTCTGCGGGTCTTCCTCGAAGGGTTGGGCGGGCTCAAGACCAACTGGTACGGGCTCTTCCTGATCGTCTGCGTCGCAACGCTCATCCTGGGCAACGTGGTGGCCATCGTGCAGACCAACATCAAGCGCATGCTGGCCTATTCGAGCATCGCCCACGCCGGCTACGCGCTGATCGGCGTGGTTGTGGCCGGGCACGCGACGGCGTCCAGCGAGGTCCGAGGCCTGGGGCTCGCCAGCGTGATGCTGTACTTGGCGATCTACGCCTTCATGACGATGGGCGCCTTCGCGGTCGTGGCCCTGCTGCGCAAGGGAGGACTGGAAGGGGAAGAGATCGAGGACTACACGGGACTGGCCAAGCGGCAACCCGTGGCGGCCTTCCTCATGCTGGTATTCATGGTGTCGCTGGCCGGCATCCCGCCCACCGCCGGATTCATCGGCAAGTTTTACCTGTTCATGGGCGCCGTGCGCGCGGGCCTGACCTGGCTCGCCGTGGTAGCGCTGCTCTTCGCCGCGGTCTCGGCCTACTACTATCTGCGCGTGGTGATGGTCATGTATATGCGGGAGCCGGAGGCCTCGGTCACGGTCCTCCCGCGCCTGGCCGCCTCGCCGGCGTTGACCATCGTGCTGGCCTGCGCGCTGGCCGGCGTCGTCTTCTTCGGTCTGTATCCAGACCCCCTCGTCGCGTTGACCCAACACGCGATCCTCGCGCTGAAGTAAGCGCGGGACTTGGACCCTTCACGGGAAGGAGGCTCGTCGACGTTCACCGCAACGCAGGTTCCTTCGATGGCGTTCCTCCGACTGCTGCGTGGCGCGGCGTCCGACTTCCGTCGGCACGGCTGTACGAGCCTGGCCGCGTCGCTGGCCTTCTTCACCCTCCTGTCCTTCTTTCCGATGATCTACCTGCTGCTGTACCTCGTCAGTTTCTTCGTGAGCCACGAACGGATCGGACAGGAATTCCTGCTGAACTTCCTGCACGGATTTCTGCCCATGTTGGGCGCCGACCTGGCCGAGGAAGTCAAACGGGTGGCCGGCGAACAGATCGTGCGCTGGGTCGTCTTCCTGGCGTTCGTCTGGTTCGGAATGCTGGTCTTTTACGAGATGAACTATACGGTGAACGTCGTCTTCGGGACGCCACGGAAGCGCGGCGCGCTGCTGTCCTCACTGGCCTCGTTCGCATTGCTGGGGATGGTGGAGGTCCTCTTGGTCCTGTCGTATCTGGTCACCCAGACCCTGGGGCGTCTGGTGTCCTACGCGCCACGGATCGGGGGCATCGATCTGGTCGCCGTCGCCGCCCACAAGCTGCTGCTCGCCTACGTCCTGCCCTTCGCGCTGGTCCTGGCCGCCGTCACCTGCCTCTACCGCTACCTGCCGGCGGAACGTCCCGCGTGGCGCGATGCGGCCGTCGGGGGCCTGGTGCTGGCGCTCCTCTGGGAAGTCGCCAAGCATCTGTTCGGCACCTATGTGCAGCATCTCTCGGTCTATAGCCGGATGTATGGATCGCTGTTGGTCACGGTGCTGTTCCTGCTGTGGGTCTATTATTCGGCGGCGCTGCTGCTGTTCGGGGCCGCCATCGTGCGCCGGCTGGACGAAACAAGGCGGGAGTGACCCGTACCGAGGCAACCGTGGCGGGTCAGACCTTGCCTCGTTGCCCGTGGATTTATTCGTGGAATGCGGTCGCTATCCGCGCAGCCCACGGAGTTGCAGAAAGCGGGCGATCCCGCCCCTCGTCACCAGCCCCGCAAGCTGTCCATGCTCCATCACGGCAAGCCGGTCCTGGTCTTCCCGCTGCATCTGTTCGAACGCGGCCAAGGCCGACATGTCGCGCCCCGTTTCCATCGCCGGCGACCAGGGCTGCATGATGTCCCGCACGCTTCGCCAGGGCCAGAGCGACTGGGGCAAGGCCTGCACGTCCTGCACCGCCACCATGCCGATCGGCCGGCCCTCTTCCACCACCGGGAAACCGCTGTGGCCCAGGGGCAGAAAATGCTGCGCGACCGCGTCCGCCACCGTGAGATCCGCGGGCAGGGTCGCCACGTCGCGCACCATCAGGTCTCCGACCGAGACCTGCTCCAGCGACGCCCTGAGGTTGGCCTGCCGGCGGCTGCCCCTGGCCGAGCTGAAGAGAAACAGCCCGATCAGGGCCACCCAACTCCCGTTGGCCGCCAGCGGGCCGGGAATCAGGCCGGCGGACGCGCCCAGCACTAGCGCCAATCCGAGCAAGCCGAGGACCAGCCCGAACCCCTGGCCGACCAGCGAGGCTTGCTGCGTGGCCCGGTGATAATTGCCGGACCAAGCCCACAGACCGGCCCGCAGCACCCGCCCACCGTCCAGGGGAAAGCCAGGAATCAGATTGAACAGCCCGAGTTGCAGATTCACGGAACCGAGGAGCAGCCCCAAGGCAATCAAGCCCTGGCCCGTATTAACGGTCCCGGCCAACCCCAGAAGCATCCCGCCCAGCGCGAAGCTCACGAGAGGGCCGGCGATCGCAATCAGGAACTCGGCCTTCGGCCCCGGCGCTTCCCGTCGCATCTGGGCGACGC
This genomic interval carries:
- the nuoH gene encoding NADH-quinone oxidoreductase subunit NuoH — encoded protein: MTEVGIKLAFSLAQIAVVLGIVLLTVMILTLAERKVLGWMQDRMGPMEVGPYGVLQPIADGLKLFFKEDIVPAGANKFLFSLAPILALVPALIGFAVIPFGPNKTIELFGYQFQPFVISDINIGILYILAFTSIGAYGIILGGWASNSKYSLLGGLRSAAQVISYELNVGLAIVGVLLLAGSLSLVKITEAQAGGFWHWYVFAFPFPQIFAFVVYVISSVAETNRLPFDLPEAESELVAGFFTEYSGMRFAFFFLAEYANMILVSCIAAALFLGGWNAPYPGTLLPETLAWVEGVMWFTVKVYFFLFLFFWLRATLPRLRYDQLMRFGWKVMLPIALGNILVTAIAAYLFPR
- the nuoG gene encoding NADH dehydrogenase (quinone) subunit G, translating into MATTAAETVKLTIDGQSLTVPKGTLVIEAARQVGVMVPHFCYHPKLKPDANCRMCLVEIEKIPKLQTACSTPVADGMVVRTATTVVNDAHKSVLEFILANHPLDCPVCDQGGRCDLQDFSHEYTPTTSRFIEVKRVFDKEYFSPLIEKQMNRCVQCLRCVRYCDEVMDVKALAPVNRGTMTEIKHFGAHELDCEFCGGCIQICPVGAITSRLSMYEFRPWMLKRADTVCTYCGDGCQITIQAKDNQLIEVNSSLGAGRNNGDLCAKGYFGYHATTNPERLTTPLIRRDGRLVPATWDEALEYVAETFVRLKLKHGAQAFAGLITARCTNEDLYLFQKFMRLALGTNKLDSSARYGQVNAVRALCRVQGTHRWPVTFEDIAAAEALLLVGTNITEANPITGLRVKEAVKKRGAVLLTVESLEPTVGAISNIANLAAHHFTAHPDQYKPVVLGLIKAVIDEGLADRTLSQKAPAYFQAISGAVQKLSWPAIEQATGSSATAFKEAARAFAQTARAVIIVGAGVLREPGGSGLAATLQDLLLLTGHHGRPGCGLAPLAEQNNDQGAVEMGTVAECLPGPCDLGDQEARARVSALWREELPQGPGRTIPEILEEARSKTIKALYLVGEDPAGSLPDSARAKEALEGLEFLVCQELFLTDTARLAHVVLPACSYAEKDGTFTNTEGHVQQVRHAIEPVGESRPDWEIFSALSGLMSYPLEYGDAKEILKEIRALIPGYGLPGPAPKPSRPDDEAVARYLKQGYAEDLVERYGYAPPVKAAGRLTLLVDQSLFHSGKFSTRAKGLLHLQAGGALSLNPADAARLGIAEGDRVLISNELGQCRTTAKLWDRVPAGLCRFPEHFDQEARRLLSISIDVVTGVPYYRTAQVKIERL
- a CDS encoding NADH-quinone oxidoreductase subunit M, with the protein product MSHFPWLTAIIFLPLAGAAALFFVKAQQARWLALGVTLADFALSLPLWFGFDATTSQMQFTERASWITSPAINYALGLDGISLPMILLTTFLTPFCVGISWRAIESRVQLFMASLLVMETAMLGVFAALDFVLFYVFWEAMLIPMYLLIGVWGGPNRVYAAVKFFLYTLVGSVLLLVAIIVLFFKGGHTFDILQLSKGDYAPVLQSWIFWAFFAAFAVKVPMFPFHTWLPDAHVEAPTAGSVILASVLLKMGAYGFLRFTLPMLPDATIAYTPIIIALSVIAILYGAYMALAQADLKKLIAYSSVSHMGFVTLGIFALNTQGIEGAILQMVNHGITTGALFLCVGIIYERTHSRLISDNTGLTGPMPRYATFLVIFSLSSLGLPGTNSFVGEFLVLAGTFFRSKPVAALASLGIILAAAYMLWMVQRVAFGTRSEQSAHRPVHLSDLNLREMALLAPLLVLVFWIGLVPNQVLTPMHASVANLLDQMDQEETALAQIIGTGQAARGDRQEPLPAPLPLAARHRPDKSIP
- a CDS encoding NADH-quinone oxidoreductase subunit J → MSYLFFLYFAGVIVVTSILVVALRNPVYSALSLLIMFFHVAGLYVTLHAEFLAAVQIIVYAGAILVLYLFVVMLLNVKRDERYHVQAPAAAFLGLVLLTEVVLLVSQRTYQVAPAGPPAADQAGNTETIGEVLYSAYLFPFEVASLILLVAMIGAIILAKKDLGMREE
- the nuoI gene encoding NADH-quinone oxidoreductase subunit NuoI; this translates as MTKFTAWIKTIIFYEILVGMKATLSHLLRYKPITLQYPHEKRTLPDSYRGMLALLRYDDGTEKCVGCDLCEAACPSRVIKVFSAEVPGEPTKRFAKEYYMDMTRCLFCGLCVDACPVDALGMTREFEWAVYDKRQLRLNKEQLLAIGDRSYPVREKRLEFQHPNVAFFNVAFKNLPEKEA
- a CDS encoding NADH-quinone oxidoreductase subunit N: MTLPLADILAILPELIVTGAACLILALDPITPASRKEWLAWIGLGALAACIGVTASQMGVKVMAFSDLVIIDPYASFWKLLLYLVSGLTILLSLAYLKEEAMHLAEYYGFLLLSLVGMMVMVSAADLLTIYLGTELMSLSLYVLAGIKRTSGRSLEASAKYFVLGAFSSGILLYGISLLFGITGSTKLPAIAAAIHGRSLDDPTLLLAMILLVVGFGFKIAAVPFHMWTPDVYEGAPTSVTAFMAVASKAASFGAFLRVFLEGLGGLKTNWYGLFLIVCVATLILGNVVAIVQTNIKRMLAYSSIAHAGYALIGVVVAGHATASSEVRGLGLASVMLYLAIYAFMTMGAFAVVALLRKGGLEGEEIEDYTGLAKRQPVAAFLMLVFMVSLAGIPPTAGFIGKFYLFMGAVRAGLTWLAVVALLFAAVSAYYYLRVVMVMYMREPEASVTVLPRLAASPALTIVLACALAGVVFFGLYPDPLVALTQHAILALK
- the nuoK gene encoding NADH-quinone oxidoreductase subunit NuoK, which produces MIPVSYYLILSMIVFVTGLVGVLVRRNIIIILLSVELMLNATNINFVAFSHYFHNVAGQVFVFFALTVAAAEVAVGLAIIIALHRSKSSINVDEFQLLKW
- a CDS encoding NADH-quinone oxidoreductase subunit L, yielding MEYALIPLLPFAAFLILGLFGHWIKDRAHFIAVPAVVVSFLLSVLAFLDVAGGRQTTMPLYTWLQSGDVTIALGLSIDRLTAVMLLLVTTVSSLVHVYTIGYMHGEKGYARFFAYIALFTFSMLMLVMADNFLQLFVFWEAVGLCSYLLIGHWYERPSACNAATKAFVVNRVGDFGFLLGLLLVLASFGTLDYHQVFAQAAAYTTDTVNLLRPFGGEWRVSTLTLICLLLFVGAIGKSAQVPLHVWLPDAMEGPTPISALIHAATMVTAGVFMVARLSPLYNLSPAAMNVVAVVGGLTMVLGATIALTQYDIKRVVAYSTVSQLGYMVMACGFGAYTAGMYHLLTHGAFKALLFLGCGSVIIALHHEQDMRRMGGLKDKLPVTYWTFVIGSLALAGFPLTSGFFSKDEILVSAWSAGALGKTLAVAGLLTAGLTAFYSFRLVFVTFWGPSHVDPHHAGHVHEPSKTMTVPLVILAVLALLAGYVGIPQFLEPALPGPEGTGGHHEGSAAAGIMIVATLLGLSGIAAAYLMYVKLPGLAESLANQWQGAYRLSFNKWYVDELYDRTFVKPTFQLADRLWQRVDVGIIDAAVNGLARGVAWFGWILRLIQSGQTQHYALGMTLGAVLILTVYLLSW